GGCAAAGGTACAAGCGATTTTAACATGCGAAGGAATACacagacgaagaagaagacgatcttTATTGACCATCATTGCTTTCTTTCAATTTGTACCTTTGGTTTATCATTATTATCAAACACCATGGCTCGCATCTTCATCTTGTGGCTTCACGGTTTGGGAGATTCTGGACCTGCCAATGAATTCATCCAAACACAATTCCAATCCGCGGATTTGAAGAACGCTGTCTGGCTCTTCCCTTCTGCTCCATTCAATCCTGTTACCTGCAACAGTACTATCTTCTTACTCCTTTTTTAACTTCAATTTGTTTTCGATTGTCCTAGTTAATGGCTTGATTTGGCTTAAGGTTTTGGAATTATTTTGGCATGATTTGCCTCTGTTTTGGTGATTGATTTATCATAACTAGGCTAAGCCGTcttggttgtttcttttgatgaaGCCACATCTGTTTCATTTGAAAGAGATTGCTGATGCTAAACATATGATTGTGTAAAATGTATAATTTACAGTTTGATTGTATGTGTAGTGTCTGCTGGTTTCATGCCTCTTAACTAATCATCTTTCTTGTGCAGACGGTGCGGTGATGCGCTCTTGGTTTGACGTCCCTGAACTTCCGTTTAAAGTGGTATTACTTCTCTCTTTTTGATCTAACGTCTTTCATGATATGACTTGGtttcttttttccctttctaAACTGGTAGCTCCAAGTTCCATATTGTGAAGCAATGTCGATAGTTAGCACTAGTTTAGCAGATTGaaggtttattatataaaagaacAGACCGATCTTGCATTTTAAAGTATGTAACTTTTATGTGTGTTAGGGCTCTCGAATTGATGAAAGCAGCGTGGTTGCAGCAGTTAAGAGCGTGCATTCCATTATAGACCAGGAGATTGCTCAAGGAACCAATCCTGAAAACGTTTTTATCTGTGGATTAAGCCAAGGAGGTggtttaatttctcttttttcccACCCTTACACCGTTCTATAACGAGTTAAAACCACTTTAAGTCTTGATAATCATGCATTGTGGCTGGCTCATAATGAGATTTTTCTTGCAGGAGCATTAACATTGGCTAGTGTTCTTCTTTACCCAAAAACTATTGGAGGAGGAGCAGTCTTAAGCGGATGGGTTCCATTCAGTTCTTCAATCATCAGTCAGTTTCCTGAAGAAGCTAAGAAGGTTCACTCATCACTTATGTTTCTTATAACAATGATCTctaaacattgttttttttttttagtctctgAGTCTTTTAGATTTTTGCAATATGCAGACACCAATCTTGTGGTCTCATGGCACTGATGACAACCTTGTACTCTATGAAGCTGGTCAAGCTGCTATTCCTTTTCTCAACGAAGCAGGTGTTACCTGTGAATTCAAGGTACATattattcaaatcaaaactcttTTTCAAGACAAATGCGTAATAGAAGAAATCCAATGTGTACCATTATTTATCTAAGGTCATTTGTTTATGTGCAGTCATATCCTGGTCTCGGGCACTCAATCAGCAATAAGGAGCTCAAGTATATAGAGTCATGGATCAAGAGACGGTTGAAGAGTTCGTCGTCGTCTACTTGTCTGCAACTTAATTGTCTTAAAGATTTGTTCCACTCAAGTTAATAATCCATGTCTTCATCTgcgaaaacaagaagaagactatTCTCTAAGCCCATTGTCTGGTTTGGTCTGTACTCTGGAGTGTTTTTGAATACATAGAGTTTGTGATTGTATTGatttgaaaatatgtatatgCACACATTGGAATACATTTGCAATCTTAAGCAtgaagaactaaaaaaaatacatagccaaaaaaaagtctttataGAATTTGACACTGAGGGCATTTTAGTCATTTAGGCATAGTCTTTGATTCGAttctccattaaaaaaaaaaaaaaacagagctttatGAGAGAGTTCGATCTCCAAATAAAATGGTGAAGGGATGCGAACAAGTAGACTGACGAAACCGATCGTTCTTCTCACGACCGCACTATTGAgcactgtcttcttcttcttaatcttcttcttccaaaacaaaCCTTACCCGTCATCCACCTCtgctatctcttcttcttcttcacgaaaTCCAGACTCCATGGCTCGAACCTTCATCTTATGGCTTCACGGGCTTGGTGATTCTGGACCTGCAAACGAACCCATCAAAACACTTTTTAGGTCCCCGGAGTTTAGGAACACTAAGTGGCTCTTCCCTTCAGCTCCATCAAATCCAGTCTCTTGCAATTGTACGATTGACCTTTTACTCTCTTAATTTGGGGATCATTAGAGTTGGTGTGTTATGCGTTTCGTTCTTCTCTAGGGTTTGATCAGTGTTTTATGATATAATTGAGCTTGAAAATTTTGACTTATTGCATTGGGAAATTTATATTATCTTAAGCTAATTCGAACTTTTACGTCTCGACCTCATTCTAGAAAAGTTTCCTATTTGACATTATTGTGTGTGACTTGCTTTTGGATTTAGCATGGTCTTTGCTAAAGTATTGATTGGTCCTTGCTAGAGTATTGCGTCTTCTCCTCTTTGAGTGTTTTTGggctttgattttgttttgtgcagATGGTGCAGTGATGCCGTCTTGGTTTGACATCCCTGAGCTTCCTCTTACTGCGGTAACACTTCTTCAAAATACTTACTAATTTGGGTAGCTTAACCAATCAGTACTTGTTCAGTTGAATTTAAGGTTTATAGTGTACAAAGAACAGAACTGTTTATACATTTTAAGGAGCTGGCTCTGTTCAAGAGATATTTGTATGACATCAAGTAAGCAACTGTTTTTATGTGGTAGGGCTCTCCGAAAGATGAAAGCAGTTTGCTTAAAGCGGTTAAGAACGTTCATGCTGTTATAGATAAGGAGATTGCAGGAGGAATAAATCCGGAGAATGTGTATATCTGTGGATTTAGCCAAGGAGGTGATCTCTCTTTGCACTACCATAGTTACTCATTTCCATGGATTTTACTTACTGATTCTAAAATTCTACAATATGTTTGATGTTCTGCAGGTGCATTAACCTTGGCTAGTGTTCTTCTTTACCCGAAAGCTCTTGGAGGAGGTTCAGTCTTTAGCGGATGGATTCCATTCAACTCTTCGATCATCAATCAGTTTACGGAAGAGGCTAAAAAGGTTTCATACgttcttttgtgtttcttatAAAGGGTGAATGTCGGATCTTCTCGTCactgttttttttgggtttctgaGTCTCCGGATTTTGTATATGCAGACACCAATCTTGTGGTCTCATGGCATAG
The sequence above is a segment of the Camelina sativa cultivar DH55 chromosome 10, Cs, whole genome shotgun sequence genome. Coding sequences within it:
- the LOC104718085 gene encoding probable carboxylesterase SOBER1-like; amino-acid sequence: MRTSRLTKPIVLLTTALLSTVFFFLIFFFQNKPYPSSTSAISSSSSRNPDSMARTFILWLHGLGDSGPANEPIKTLFRSPEFRNTKWLFPSAPSNPVSCNYGAVMPSWFDIPELPLTAGSPKDESSLLKAVKNVHAVIDKEIAGGINPENVYICGFSQGGALTLASVLLYPKALGGGSVFSGWIPFNSSIINQFTEEAKKTPILWSHGIDDKTVLFEAGQAALPFLQQAGVTCEFKAYPDLGHSISNKELQYLELWIKQRMQSSPSSS
- the LOC104718084 gene encoding carboxylesterase SOBER1-like — protein: MRRNTQTKKKTIFIDHHCFLSICTFGLSLLSNTMARIFILWLHGLGDSGPANEFIQTQFQSADLKNAVWLFPSAPFNPVTCNNGAVMRSWFDVPELPFKVGSRIDESSVVAAVKSVHSIIDQEIAQGTNPENVFICGLSQGGALTLASVLLYPKTIGGGAVLSGWVPFSSSIISQFPEEAKKTPILWSHGTDDNLVLYEAGQAAIPFLNEAGVTCEFKSYPGLGHSISNKELKYIESWIKRRLKSSSSSTCLQLNCLKDLFHSS